GTCGTCAGCGCAATATTGCCCACATTGGCCGGATAGATGATATCGTGAACGTAGGAATTTTCTCCATTGTACCGCCAGCCAAACACCAGCCCGGTGCCAATGATCATAGCCAGAATGAGCATGAAGGGGAATCCGGCCAGCAGCACCAGAAAGACCCAACCAATCACGGCAATCAGAAACACGGGCAGCAGATTTTTCGACACCCGGTTTTCGTACTTCGATAAAATCCAGCCGGTGAACAGACCGAATCCAACCGAAAGCAGTGCTTCCGGAATCATGGAGGAACCATCAGCCAGCGGGGTGAACAGCACCCAGAGTACCAGGATCAGGAGGATTCCCGGCAACCAGTTTACCATCTTGAAGGGAAGCAGCGGATTTCGGGTGCTGTAATGACTGTGAATAAGTCCATCGCTGCTGATGAGCAGCAGTGCCGGCAGAAGCGCGGCCGGCCAGGCCAGACCGGTGGTAATCAGCCAGCCCGTCAGCAGTGACACCGCCATCAGAAGCCAGAGGAATTTCAGACCGGCCACTTTCACCGGGCGTTCACTGATCTGGAAGGTGTGAATCACGCGGTAAAGAATCACCACGGCCACCGACAGACCCAGCACCAGATCAACAAAAAACAGGTTCCAGTTCAGATCATCCAGCAAGGGAACCTGACTGAGCAGCAATGCCCAGGCGATGTACCCGGTCTCACGGCCCAGCCGCAGCGCTTTGAACAGCGACCCGGCCCAGCCGGCGGAAACCAGCAGAAAGGCAATGAACAGAATGAGCTGTCCGCTTTCATCGACCAGCCCCGACATTCCCGACTGCAGAAACAGCAGGTAACCGGCCGAAAGCAGAATCAGGTTCACCAGATATTTCCAATGGTTCATGGGTTATCGTCTCCAGAAATCGGGTACCAGCAGGACCAGAACCGTCACAAATTCCAGACGGCCCAGAATCATCATCAGACTCAGACTCACCTTGGTCAGATCGGGGAGTGCTGCATAATTGTCGGTGGGACCCACCATTCCAAAACCCGGACCGATGTTGAACATACAGGCCAGCGTGGCCCCCAGCGAGGTGGCCAAATCGACTCCCATCGCCGCCATAAACAGCACATTGGCCCAGAAACTCACCAGGGCAATAAAGAAGAAGACGGCCACTGACCGGCCGGTTTCGGTGGTGATAATCTGACTGCCTGCCCGGATGACACGCACCATCTGCGGCCGGAATTCGGCGTAAAACTCCTGAATCATCAGTTTCACGGCCAGCATCACCCGCACCACCTTAACACCCCCGCCGGTGGAGCCCGCCATGCCGCCCACAATCATGAGCATGGCCAGCACCAATTGGGAAAATCCGTGCCACTTTTCATAATCTGCCGTTGCAAAACCAGTCGTGGTCATGATGCTCACCACCGTAAACAGTGAATCACGGAACGCCTTTTCCAGTCCGGACCAGGTGGTGAAAACCGTGATCGTGATGGCCAGGGTGGAAATGAGTATAAAACCGAGATACCAGTGAAATTCCGGATTGGAGAACAGCGCGTTGCGCTTCCCCTTAAATACATAGTAGAACAACCCAAAGTTGATGCCGCCAGTCAACATGATGAGGATGAGGATATACTCGGCTGCCGGATTGGCGAGCCCGTTCACCGAGTTGTTGTAGTTCCCGAATCCGCCGGTGGCAATGGCAGCAAAGGTGTGAACCGAGGAATCGAACCAATCCACGCCCACCAGCATAAGGGCTGCAATGCCGATCAGGGTGATGAGGATGTAAATCCGCCAGAGAATGGCCGAGGTTTCCCTGATCTTCGGTTTCAGTCCTTCGTTAATCGGACCGGCCACTTCGGATTGAAACAGGAACTTTCCTCCCACTCCCAATTGCGGGAAAATGGCCACGAACAGAGCGATGATTCCCAATCCGCCCAGCCAGTTCGTCATACCGCGCCACCATTTCGAGGCATGACTGACCGGATCGAGATCGGCAATTACCGAGGAACCGGTGGTGGTCAGTCCCGAAATGGTTTCGAAAAATCCATCGGTCAGCGTGGGAACGGCCCCATCGAACCGGAGACCCAGACCGCCAAACCATCCGCCGACCAGCCAGCTCAGCGTCACGATGGCGAGGGCTTCGCGACGGTAAATGGTATCGCCTGCCCCGCGGCCGGCCAGCACCATCAATCCGCCCGTCAGCAGGGTGACACCGGTGGCTGCCAGATAGGCTAGTACGGCATCGGTTTCGCCATACCACCAGCCCACAGCCACGGCCGACAGCATGGTAACCGCCAGCGAAACCAGAACCAGACCGATGATGCGGATAATGACCAGGTAGTTCATGAGCCGTAAGAAAAGAGTCGTTTTCGCGAGAGACTTTCCACATACCGCCGGTTGGCCGGTTCGGTGAAAATGATCACCTGACTGTTCGGGTAGATCACATCATCGGCCTGCGGAAAGTAGACCTTGTCCCCCGATTTGGCCGCCACAATCTGGGTGCCGCGCGGCAGGGTGAGTTCGCGGATGGTGTTCTGCGTGATGCGGCTGTTTTCGACCGCCACCATTTCGATAATTTCTGCCTTGCCGTTCTCCACAGGAACGGTGTGACTGATTTCCACCGCCCGGATGAAACGTACAATTTCCTTGGCGGCAAACATGCGCGGCGAAATGGGATAGTCGATGCCGAGTTTTTCGAAAATCTTGGCGTAATCGGGTTTGTGAACCATCGAGGCTGTGCGTTTCACGCCCAGATCGCGTGCAAGCAGACAACTGAGCAGATTGACCTCATCGTTCCGGGTGGTGGCCACAAACAGATCAGAATCGCCGATGTGCTCTTCCATGAGAAATTCCAGACGGGTGGAATCGCCGTTAAGCACGGTTACCGACTTCAACTGTCCTGATATGGATTCACAGATGTCCCGGTCGGCTTCGATGAGCGTGGTTTGCGCAAATCCCGCTTCATCCTGGCTGCGGGCCAGATACAGACCAATGTCACCGGCCCCCAGAATGGTAACCCGCGTGTTCACCGACGACCGGTCCGGACTGAAGAGTTTTTCCACGGCATTAAACTGAGTGCTGCGGCAGAACAGCAGCACCCGGTCACCAGAAATCAGCAGGTCGGTTCCGGCCGGACGGATCAGTTCATGATCGCGCACCAGACCGGCAATGACTGTATCGGGCGGCATTTTCAGATCGCGGATCAGCTTATCGGTTACGGCGGCATCGGCGGTTAATTCGAAAACCACAAACATGATCTGATTATCGGCCAGACTGGTGACAAACTGGGCCGAGGTGGTCCGGATGAAGTTTTCGGCCTGACGGGCGGCCAACAGATCGGGATTGATCACCAGATCGACCCCCATGAAGTTGTGCAGATACCCGGTCGGATTGTCGATCAGATCGCGGTGAGCGACCCGGCAGACGGTTTTTCCGACGCCGAGGTTTTTGGCCATGACGGCCGACAGCAGATTGGTGGTGTCGCTTTCGGTGACAGCGATAAACAGATCCAGAGAGGCCGGTTCCAGTTGCCCGAGGGTGTTCATGTGGGTCACATTCCCCACCAGCGTCTGGATGTCATACAACTCTTCCACCCGCTGAACCGAGGCGGCATCCTGATCGACGGCCACAATGTTGTGTCCCTGTTCCTGAAAAACCGAGATGAGATATCGGCCGACTTCACCGAGGCCGGCAACGGCAATGTTTAACATGATTTACCGCGTGACATATGTGTTTAAATAAGTCCGGATCAGTTTCAATCCGATTACCTGAAAAAGAATCACACCCAGCACCGTGACCGCATGAAGCAGATCGGTCAGCGGTCCGCCCATGATAAAGACCAGGTTGATCGACATGGCCAGCGCCAGTCCGCCCTGACCGGTGAGCATCAGACCAATGTTAT
The Bacteroidota bacterium DNA segment above includes these coding regions:
- a CDS encoding TrkH family potassium uptake protein, translated to MNYLVIIRIIGLVLVSLAVTMLSAVAVGWWYGETDAVLAYLAATGVTLLTGGLMVLAGRGAGDTIYRREALAIVTLSWLVGGWFGGLGLRFDGAVPTLTDGFFETISGLTTTGSSVIADLDPVSHASKWWRGMTNWLGGLGIIALFVAIFPQLGVGGKFLFQSEVAGPINEGLKPKIRETSAILWRIYILITLIGIAALMLVGVDWFDSSVHTFAAIATGGFGNYNNSVNGLANPAAEYILILIMLTGGINFGLFYYVFKGKRNALFSNPEFHWYLGFILISTLAITITVFTTWSGLEKAFRDSLFTVVSIMTTTGFATADYEKWHGFSQLVLAMLMIVGGMAGSTGGGVKVVRVMLAVKLMIQEFYAEFRPQMVRVIRAGSQIITTETGRSVAVFFFIALVSFWANVLFMAAMGVDLATSLGATLACMFNIGPGFGMVGPTDNYAALPDLTKVSLSLMMILGRLEFVTVLVLLVPDFWRR
- the trkA gene encoding Trk system potassium transporter TrkA, which codes for MLNIAVAGLGEVGRYLISVFQEQGHNIVAVDQDAASVQRVEELYDIQTLVGNVTHMNTLGQLEPASLDLFIAVTESDTTNLLSAVMAKNLGVGKTVCRVAHRDLIDNPTGYLHNFMGVDLVINPDLLAARQAENFIRTTSAQFVTSLADNQIMFVVFELTADAAVTDKLIRDLKMPPDTVIAGLVRDHELIRPAGTDLLISGDRVLLFCRSTQFNAVEKLFSPDRSSVNTRVTILGAGDIGLYLARSQDEAGFAQTTLIEADRDICESISGQLKSVTVLNGDSTRLEFLMEEHIGDSDLFVATTRNDEVNLLSCLLARDLGVKRTASMVHKPDYAKIFEKLGIDYPISPRMFAAKEIVRFIRAVEISHTVPVENGKAEIIEMVAVENSRITQNTIRELTLPRGTQIVAAKSGDKVYFPQADDVIYPNSQVIIFTEPANRRYVESLSRKRLFSYGS